The window GCCCTCCTCGTTCTAATGACGGGATTTACACCTCTGCGTGCTCAAAATGATTCGCTACCATTTACACGGCACACCTTTCATGCGGAAATATTTGGTCATGGCCTACTCTATTCTGTAAACTACGATTTTCGATTCCATCGTCATGCGGCTTTACATGTGGGTTTTAGTCACTGGGGTTTTAATTCCGCTTTCTTTGGTGAGTTACGTATGACCGCCTTTCCTGTAACGATCATTTATTTAAGCGGAAAAGATGACCACCACCTTGAAATCGGCGCGGGAATTATGCCGGCTAAACTCACATTTGTTAACTCAGGTATCTTTTCTCTTTTCAGTGGTAATGAGGTAGTCAAAAAACGATCGGATGAGCTTATTGGCATAGGATCTATCGGTTATCGCTATCAGCCTATGGATGGAGGTTTGATGCTTCGTGTGGCAATCACTCCCTTCTACAATAATAAGTTTGTTTTTTACGCCGGTGCGTCGGCCGGAATCAGTTTTTAAGTACTCATGTATAAACGGAATGAAATGCAGATTATGTTTTCATTTATAAAAAACGTCAATGAATAGCTGCAGCATAAACAATCCACGGCACACTTAACTATCTGCCGCTTCTTCTTCCTCCGGTATTTCCTCGTCCTCCACTGGTACCACCACTTCTTTTAGTATTCTTATTTCCGCCTCCCTGCTTCCCGGATTTGCTTTGATAAGGTTTTCCTGAAAAAGAAGCGTTTTTACCCGGAGATTTCTTAGCAGCGGGACGAGCCGATTTTCCGGATGGGGATCCGGTTTTCATGCCGGTCATTTTCTTCGGTCCCTTCCTCTCTTCTGAAGATGAATTTTCTATCATTCTGTACAAACTGCTCATCTCCTCCTCTGTCAAGTCCCGCCAATCGCCCACCGGCAAGCCTTTCAAGCTGATGTTCATGATGCGGACACGCTCCAGTTTGGTGACATCGTATCCGAAGTACTCGCACATTCTCCGGATTTGCCTGTTCAAGCCCTGCACTAAAACGATACGAAACGTCTGAGCTCCTTCTTGTGTCACTTTACATTTCTTCGTCATCACTCCCATCATGGGCACACCATTTCCCAGACCAAAAATTACATCGTCTGTCAAAGGTTTATTCACGGTGACTATATATTCCTTCTCATGCTTATTACCCGCACGCAGAATTTTATTAACGAGATCGCCCTTATTCGTTAAAAATATTAATCCCTGAGAATCCTTATCCAAACGACCGATGGGAAAAATGCGCGTACTATGATTCACAAACTGAATAATATTGTCCCGCACGCCTTCTTCTGTGGTAGATGTAACACCAACAGGTTTGTTCAATGCAATAAAAACGACATCTTCCTCCAGCAAGGGCTCCAACTCATTGCCATTTACACGCACCTTATCTCCGGGATGAACCTGATCACCAACGGAAGCTCTCTTACCGTTGATAAATACATTACCGGCCTCAATGTATCTGTCGGCTTCCCTTCTGGAACATAAACCACTCTCGCTGATAAACTTATTGAGACGAACAGCACTTTCCTTTTCCATGGATTCAATATTTGCCGAAAGATAGGAAAAGGCAGTAGGTAATCCGGCCCCTGCTTTCAGTATTATTCTCCAGCCCTTCTGCTCACGAAATTTTAATTGTTGAATTTCAGAACGTTAACCTACTTTCATGTTTTATACTTGCATATACAAACATGATTACATTATCTTTGAACCGTTCATGAAAAGTTGCGATAGTACGTATTGTAAATGTTTGTATTTCTCCTCTCAGGCTTTGGCCCGTAAGGTAGAAAAACTGGCGATAGAGAGTTGGAAGCCGACCGGACTTTCTCCAAGTCATGCGTATCTATTGCTACTCGTTCTGCGTGAACCGGGGATTCAACCTACACTTGCAGCAGAACAGTTGCAACTCACCCCATCTACCATCACCCGCCTCGTAGAAAAGCTCGAAGAAAAGAAATTGATGATCCGAACAAACGAAGGCAAACTCACCAATATCTACCCCACGCCAAAAGGAAAAGCGATGCAGGAATTGCTGAACACCTGCCTGAAAAATTTCTATGAGTCCTATTCCACTATTCTGGGAAAAGAAAATAGCTCAAGATTAGTTTCTGATATGAATACCATTACCGATAAGCTCTAAAAAAAATTTACATTATTATTTGCATATACAAGTATGGATCGCATTGCTGTCATCACCGGTGCCAATAGAGGAATAGGATATCAAATTGCCCGTAACCTGGCAGATGAAGGTTTTACGGTTATACTGACTGCGCGTGATGAGCGAAAAGGCCTTGAAGCACTTAAACAACTTGATGATGGCAAAAGAAAACTCAACTTTTTCAACTGGATGTGACGAATGTGGAAAGCATTTATATGTTGGAGAATTTTCTTCGTACACAATACGCAGTGCTAGATGTTCTCATTAACAACGCCGGCATCATCAGTTCTTCCACCTCCATCAGTGTTTCGGAAATTGAAGAAATCCGATCGGTCATGGGCACCAATTTCTTTGGTCCTCTGGAAGTCACTCGGGCACTACTGCCTCTTCTGCAAAAATCACCGGATGCCCGAATCATCAATATCAGTTCAGGAATGGGTGCACGCGAAGAATTAGATGGAAGTTATGCAGGTTACCGTCTGTCAAAAGCAGGTCTCAACAATTTTACGCAAATGCTTGCCCGAGATTTGGACGGTAGTCCGGTGAAGGTATATAGCATGTGTCCCGGTTGGGTGAAAACAGAAATGGGTGGATCTGCTGCTCCCCGGACTGTTGAGCAAGGCGCGGATACCGCTGTGTGGCTGGCTACTGAAACACCTGCTCCCGAGAGCGGTAAATTCTACCGTGACAGAAAAATTATATCGTATTAAAATCATTTAAATCATTTAAATAAATTCAAAAGAACATGACAAAAATTATCACCATTCTTGGTGCCACAGGAAATGTTGGCAGCAAAACTGTAAAACACTTATTAGGCAAGGGCCATACGCTTCGTTTAATCGCAAGAGGAGCAGAAAAACTTTCTGCTTTTAAAAATGAATCAGGTGTAGAAATCCATTCGGGAACAGCTACAGACAGCGACTTCCTTTCCCGGGTTATGAAAGGATCTGATGTGGTATTCCTGATGATGCCGGCAGACTTCACCGCGGTAAACATCGGAGCATATCAGGATAAACTCGGTCTTGCGATCATTGATGCGATTAAGAAAAGTGGTGTGAAAAAAGTACTCAACCTCAGTTCAGTCGGGGGACATACCGAGGAGAAAACCGGAATTGTAGCAGGTCTGGCGCGCCAGGAAAAACGACTCAATGAGTTGACGGATGTAGATGTCCTTCATCTGCGCCCGAGCTATTTCATGGAAAATCTTTTAGGAAATATTCCCATCATTAAAAATATGCATGTGAATGGTTCACCCATTGCTGCTGACCGTGCCTTCCCTATTATCGCTACCGCAGATGTGGCACGTGCTGCAGCGGAACAGCTGGATTCAGCCACCTGGAGCGGGAAATCAGTTCAGCCACTATTGGGACCCAAAGATTATACGATGAATGAAGTGACCTCCGTGCTCTCTAACGCTATCGGGCAGCCGAATTTACCCTACGTGCAGTTTCCCTTTGATCAGGCAAAGCAAGGCATGATGCAAATGGGTTTGAACGAAAGCTTCGCTGATGCCTACATCGGATTAAGTGATGGAATCAATCATGGAGTCTTCAATCTGGAGAAAAGAGACAATACCTCTACCACACCCACAACCATCGAAGAATTTACAACAAACGTCTTCCAACCGGTTTATCAGTCTAACTAATAAATAAACAACAAACCATTCATCCGCGTCCGATAGCTATCGGACAATCCGGAATATCCGTTTTATCTGCGTTCAATATCAGAATCCTAAATATAAATAAATACTATAATGAAAACAGCTGTTCTTGGTACAGGCATGGTAGGACAAACCATCGCCACCAAACTCATCCAACTTGGTCATGAAGTAAAAATGGGCTCACGGTCAGGCCATAACGAAAAAGCAACCGAATGGATCAGCAAAAACGGTCCATCCGCATCCCAGGGCACCTTCGCGGAAGCCTCAGCTGCAGGAGAAATAATCTTCAACTGCACCAAAGGAGAAGTAGCATTGGAAGTGATTCGACTTGCCGGCAATGAAAACCTGAAAGGAAAAATCCTCATTGATATTTCGAACCCGCTCGACTTCAGCAAAGGCATGCCTCCTACGTTACTCATCGTCAATGACAATTCGCTGGGTGAGGAAATTCAAAAACTCGTACCGGACACCTATGTTGTAAAAACATTAAACACGTTAACGGCGAACCTCATGGTCAATCCGCAATTGGTCAACAACGGTGATCATGATATCTTCCTGAGCGGAAACAGCAAGGAGGCAAAAGAAAAAGTAAGTGCCTTACTACAAACCTTCGGCTGGGGTGCAAACCACCTTATCGATCTCGGTGATATTACTACAGCCCGTGGCACCGAGCAAATACTCCCGGTTTGGGTACGACTTTATGCAGCAATGGGAACACCCATGTTTCAGTTTAAAATTGTGAAGTAATGGAATAGTCTTCATCTCCATTCCGGTAGTGTTATTTCACACTCGAAATCGGGTGGAGATGGAGCTATCAAATTTCTTCCAACTATTCAATTACCAACAAGGGAATCCAATTCAATAAATTTCGCTACCATTAATCCACTACGAAATTACTATTGAGAAAAATATTAAAGCCCTCTTCATATACCCCTAGTGTATATATAAGCCCATACATATGTTCAATGGTTCTGTCTTTTGGATTAAAACCTTGGTTAGGAAATCCCGATGGTGAATACATTTCGGCATATTTATAGGATACCCAGGGGTAGGGTTTGTCAACCGCTGCATCAAAGATCTTAGCCAGAATAACTTCCTTTAGTGAAGCAGGCGAACTGTTAATCGTTGTCGGTTTAAGCATAAATTCTATATAATTGATATCTGCACGTGTAATTTTGAACGGATCAATCGTAATACCACTCATTGAATAAGCGGTAGTAGCAGGTAGAAACTTCGCATTGGTAAAACCACCACCCGCGAATCGAAAATACTTTGGACCTGTTCCCTTCTTCCATGTAATGGTGGTCACTTCCATATTTTGTGTGCCGCGGGTATAGCGTGTCGTGGCAGAAGAGTCACTGATGATCATCGAATAAAATCTACCTATCTCTACAACTTCACATGAGATCATATCTGAATTAAGTACCGGGCTCGCGTTCAATGTTTGAAGACCCATTCTAAACGTCGACAATCGTGGTACAGACGAAGGGATATCCAACTTGAAATCATAGGTATCACCTGTCTTTACTATTCCGGAGATGAGGGCATTTGTGGAGGTAGAACGTATTCCACCAGCCGATCCGCTTGTATATTCAATTTTAACTTTATACGAATACCCTCTCGCAAAAGACAGTTTAGAGAGTCCAATATAAGTTGACCAATTCAAGTTCCCATTAACAGGAGTGGAACTAAAATTTTCATTAGCCACAGCTACAAAGACTTTGCTTATAGCTGCATTCATTTGATGTGATGCAATGCTCAACAGCATCAGGATAAGGATACGTTTCATATTGATTAAGGGGAAGAAGTTCATGTATACTTTTGAATTACTACCGGCAAAAGTAGCTTTCGGTTTTGCGGAAAAAATGCCCGAAAACGGTGGTATCATTCAAAAAGGCTGTCAGTATGAATTTAGAATATACTTAGTCAAAAGATTCTTAAAGGTTATGATCAACATTCTTCATCTCCTCCATAAAAATAGTGGGTTCACTGCTAAACTTCCTTAAATAATTTCACCCATTTTAAAAACTAACATATTCTATCTTCATCACCATTTGCTAATTTGTTCTAAATCCTCTTCCAAAGATGGAAGTACAATTCATCACCTAATTCGGGGAGATGCCATTCCGCACAAATTATAAAAGTACCCATTACCACAAATAGCAAACTTCCTGCGTACTAATTTAAGTTTTCAAAATCGATTACAACTTATACTAATAAATTTCATGGAGTGCTGCTAAATGTTCAAACGATTCCATCGGCACTCCATTTAGAAACTTAATCTACCATATATCTTCCGTCAAGGAAAATATTATAACCAACAGAGTACTGGTCCAACACCTGCCATTTCCCGGGTAAGATTTCGAAATTAACAGTTGAACCGGTCAAGATCCCTGATCCACCCGTACTGGTTACCGGCGGGGGTGTTTGTCCGCTTGGTGGTATCATCAACGCATATTTATAGGAAACCCATGGGTAAGCTTTGTCAGCGGCCGCATCAACTACTCGCGACAAGAGTACATCCTTGATGGCACTTGTTGTGGAATTGATGGAGGTTGCTGAAAATTCAATACTAAAACTAGTGGAACTTATATTACTTAGGCTCGCAGGATTCACGGTTAATCCACTGGAAATATATGAATTGCCGGAACTACTGAATTTTGCATTAGTCAAAGTTGAACCACTAAATTTCATTGACTTCTTCCCTGTCAAATTTTTAAATACAATGGTAGGCATGCCGGGAGACTTTGTGGCAAGACTGCGCATAGTATTAGATGTATCGCGGAGAATTAATGAATAAAATTTGCCAATTTCAACAATTTCGCAAGGAATCAAATTAGATGTCAGGAGCGGATTCAGCGATTCTAATCCTATATTAAATGTGGCAAGTCTGGTGGCAGTGGGTGATATAGTCAAATTGAATTGATAGGTTGTTCCAGACTTCACCAACCCGGAAATGGTGGCTTGCGTTGAAGTGGATTTAAATGTACCGAGAGAACCACTTGAAAATTCAATCTTTATTAAGTAAGTATACCCCTTTGCAAAGGCAAGTTTTGAAGTGCCGAGATACGTTGACCAGGTTAAATTTCCTTGCACCGGAACTGTAGACAAAGCTTCATTTGAGAGTGCTACAAACACACGACTGACGGCTGCCTTTGATGCATAGGATGATACTAAGAACAGAATGATCACGAAGAGTACTTTTTTCATGGGAATATTTGAGATTAGTTATATCGACTTTATGTAAAATAAGAGTACCAAAAATACCCTAACATCACTTCTTAACCAATCACCTAATTCGGTGAAAAACTATCAGACAAAAAGAAAGCCCCCGTTTCCGGGAGCTCTCTAACCTAACCAATCAACAACCCTATTGATTGAAAACTATCTGAGATAAGAACGTTTAATTCATCGCATGAGCGACATGACAAAGTTGAGAAGTACCCCATGAAAGCTTAGTGAAGACCGTATGAGCCGGAGATGAATGACAAAATTTTGACAAAACAAATCTTAAAACTGCACAATAAATCAGAGTGCTTGTAAAAGGAAAGCTTCGCCGGGGGGAATGTCTCGTCATTCTTAATTCGTCTCGTCTTGCTACTTCTCGTCTGTGAGGAGATGAGTAATGACGAGACGATTTAATTCTGACGAGACTGGCGTCAAGAATTTCACAATAATTCCGGAAACTTCATTAGTAATTACTCCATCAACCCTATCAATTTTTTACAATCTTCCTGGTTTCAGAATAACCATCATCTCCTATAAAACGTACCATATAAAGTCCGGAGGTAAATGATTTGAGATTAATACTAAGAAGCGGGATCGTGGAGGAGCAACTCTCCCTATGCAATACGCGCCCGCTGATGTCTGTAAGTTCCAATATTCCATTGCCGGAAGAAGTGCCCCATTCTACAAAAAGGAGATCAGCTGCAGGATTCGGATAAACGTTCCATGCTCTGGCATTTACATTGCCCTCTCTGCAATTGACAGTGACAATTTTTGCAGGAGAAAGGGCAGTGCAGCCTGTGGTTCCTGTAGTAACAACAGTATAACTTCCGGGATCCTTGGCAGTGTAATTGATACTATTTGCACCTGGAATTTCAATTCCGTTTTTTCTCCATTGATACGTCGTTGTATTGGTAACGGGTCCGATAAGAATAACACTATCCCCGACACAAAATGAAAGTGAACTTTCAGCATTAATCTCGGCCCTGTAAACGATCACCTTTGCATTCAGTGACGTTTTTGTGCAACCATTTACATCTGTAACCTGCACTTTATACGTACCTCCCAAACCGGTAGTGTAGCCACTATCATTTACACCGGAGAGTGGAATATTATTCCGTAACCATTGGTAGCTGACTGCGGTCGGTGCATTGACCTGAAGTTGAAGAGAGGAGTCCTTGCATATAATATTACTTCCGACAAGATTCAATTGGGCTTTGGGTATAGGCCAAACTGTTATAGGAATAATATTATCGGACCGACGCGCACAACCGTCTACATCAGCAACAAGTGCATTGTAAATACCGCTTTTAACAGGTAAAATATTTGCACCAATCAAATCCCCGTTGATAATGCCATTTCTCTCCCATAAAATAGTGTTAGATGCTTTATCATTCACACAAATGATTTCAGCACCTTGCGAATTTTTACAAAATGATAGCGGGCCATTGCTGGACAGCGTAGATTTTGGGGCATAAATTCCAACCGGATTGCCTTCCTGAATACTGTAGAGGGCAGGATTAGTCGTACGAAGACGAAGGCGGTAGTTAGGGCCGTTAGGAAGATTAAAAGGGATATCACAGTACACGGAATCCGTTGCCAATGTAGTTTGTTTGGTACCAATAACTGTTGGATTTGTAAAATCGCCGACCGAATCAGAAATCTCTACGTTTACACTATTGCCGGTTAAAAAGGTGGTATTCCTGAGTGAATAGCCAACATTAAATCCATTCACACCTGAACACGGTTTTTTCGCTCCGATATCGCTTTCATTCCATTTATCTACGCCGAACTCCCCGTTGGTCCATACGGAGTTGGTGAATCCGAGTACCGGACTAAGAAACTTCGTTCTGAACTTGGCAAGAAAAAGAGATTCGTAATTCTGATAATCCCTCCAGACGACAAATGGAAATAATTTTAAATAAGAATAAGCTGCTCCATCATATCCACGGAAGGAGACATGCACAGAACCTGATGCATCAATCGCTATATTTCCACGGCTACCACTGGGCTCCACATCATTGATATTTTGTGTTTCAAGGACGGCACCGTTAGATGCGGACAAACGCTTTAATGTCATTGTTCCGGCTAATCCGCTCAATGCAGGAAAATTTTCAACTACCCACATATCGGAACTTCGTTTACTGATACCGGTTCCCTTAACACCTGCATTTTGATAAATAACAGCTCCATTCTGCACTTTAAATGTACCCTGATTACCGGTTCCAAAAATCACTCCTCCGCTACCGGCTTCAATATCACTGTAGGTTGGGAGTGTCCATGTTGATTTAAATATACCCGTTGCCGCTGACAAACGTTCTACAGTGGTTCCGTTACCCACATATACATCTGACCCGCCAACAGAAAGGAAACTTCCTCCCTTTCCAGTATTCCTCCAGGATAAAATACCACCGGGACTATACTTCCAGGTCGTATCTCCGTTACTGAAATACGTGT of the Bacteroidota bacterium genome contains:
- the rluF gene encoding 23S rRNA pseudouridine(2604) synthase RluF — encoded protein: MEKESAVRLNKFISESGLCSRREADRYIEAGNVFINGKRASVGDQVHPGDKVRVNGNELEPLLEEDVVFIALNKPVGVTSTTEEGVRDNIIQFVNHSTRIFPIGRLDKDSQGLIFLTNKGDLVNKILRAGNKHEKEYIVTVNKPLTDDVIFGLGNGVPMMGVMTKKCKVTQEGAQTFRIVLVQGLNRQIRRMCEYFGYDVTKLERVRIMNISLKGLPVGDWRDLTEEEMSSLYRMIENSSSEERKGPKKMTGMKTGSPSGKSARPAAKKSPGKNASFSGKPYQSKSGKQGGGNKNTKRSGGTSGGRGNTGGRRSGR
- a CDS encoding MarR family transcriptional regulator, with translation MKSCDSTYCKCLYFSSQALARKVEKLAIESWKPTGLSPSHAYLLLLVLREPGIQPTLAAEQLQLTPSTITRLVEKLEEKKLMIRTNEGKLTNIYPTPKGKAMQELLNTCLKNFYESYSTILGKENSSRLVSDMNTITDKL
- a CDS encoding NAD(P)H-binding protein: MTKIITILGATGNVGSKTVKHLLGKGHTLRLIARGAEKLSAFKNESGVEIHSGTATDSDFLSRVMKGSDVVFLMMPADFTAVNIGAYQDKLGLAIIDAIKKSGVKKVLNLSSVGGHTEEKTGIVAGLARQEKRLNELTDVDVLHLRPSYFMENLLGNIPIIKNMHVNGSPIAADRAFPIIATADVARAAAEQLDSATWSGKSVQPLLGPKDYTMNEVTSVLSNAIGQPNLPYVQFPFDQAKQGMMQMGLNESFADAYIGLSDGINHGVFNLEKRDNTSTTPTTIEEFTTNVFQPVYQSN
- a CDS encoding NAD(P)-binding domain-containing protein codes for the protein MKTAVLGTGMVGQTIATKLIQLGHEVKMGSRSGHNEKATEWISKNGPSASQGTFAEASAAGEIIFNCTKGEVALEVIRLAGNENLKGKILIDISNPLDFSKGMPPTLLIVNDNSLGEEIQKLVPDTYVVKTLNTLTANLMVNPQLVNNGDHDIFLSGNSKEAKEKVSALLQTFGWGANHLIDLGDITTARGTEQILPVWVRLYAAMGTPMFQFKIVK
- a CDS encoding T9SS type A sorting domain-containing protein gives rise to the protein MKKLSIFLLCLFFSVVLQAGNFDWYRLVQFSQRSHFANGISTDANRNVNVTGSYYPCLVCNAVGFVASYDSLSAPRWSVVASTFGIINIEFSRPFNDNDGNIYTSIYIPQGALSGPQLSVNSVWIGGPDTSGYVVIFRFSTLGNLDWYRVIPTSNPVVHYADEPGNTYFSNGDTTWKYSPGGILSWRNTGKGGSFLSVGGSDVYVGNGTTVERLSAATGIFKSTWTLPTYSDIEAGSGGVIFGTGNQGTFKVQNGAVIYQNAGVKGTGISKRSSDMWVVENFPALSGLAGTMTLKRLSASNGAVLETQNINDVEPSGSRGNIAIDASGSVHVSFRGYDGAAYSYLKLFPFVVWRDYQNYESLFLAKFRTKFLSPVLGFTNSVWTNGEFGVDKWNESDIGAKKPCSGVNGFNVGYSLRNTTFLTGNSVNVEISDSVGDFTNPTVIGTKQTTLATDSVYCDIPFNLPNGPNYRLRLRTTNPALYSIQEGNPVGIYAPKSTLSSNGPLSFCKNSQGAEIICVNDKASNTILWERNGIINGDLIGANILPVKSGIYNALVADVDGCARRSDNIIPITVWPIPKAQLNLVGSNIICKDSSLQLQVNAPTAVSYQWLRNNIPLSGVNDSGYTTGLGGTYKVQVTDVNGCTKTSLNAKVIVYRAEINAESSLSFCVGDSVILIGPVTNTTTYQWRKNGIEIPGANSINYTAKDPGSYTVVTTGTTGCTALSPAKIVTVNCREGNVNARAWNVYPNPAADLLFVEWGTSSGNGILELTDISGRVLHRESCSSTIPLLSINLKSFTSGLYMVRFIGDDGYSETRKIVKN